From the genome of Pelobates fuscus isolate aPelFus1 chromosome 6, aPelFus1.pri, whole genome shotgun sequence, one region includes:
- the CLCN3 gene encoding H(+)/Cl(-) exchange transporter 3 isoform X1: MESEQLFQRSYYRNSYNSITSASSDEELLDGAGGMMDFHTLEDDNLLDGDASMVSSHLPGTHYTMTNGGAINSSTHLLDLLDEPIPGVGTYDDFHTIDWVREKCKDRERHRRINSKRKESAWELTKSLYDAWSGWLVVTLTGLASGALAGLIDIAADWMADLKEGICMGAFWYNHEQCCWRSTESTFEERDKCPQWQTWADLIIGQAEGPGSYIMNYIMYIFWALSFAFLAVSLVKVFAPYACGSGIPEIKTILSGFIIRGYLGKWTLMIKTVTLVLAVASGLSLGKEGPLVHVACCCGNIFSYLFPKYSTNEAKKREVLSAASAAGVSVAFGAPIGGVLFSLEEVSYYFPLKTLWRSFFAALVAAFILRSINPFGNSRLVLFYVEYHTPWYLFELIPFILLGVFGGLWGAFFIRANIAWCRRRKTTRFGKYPVLEVIVVAAITAVIAFPNPYTRFNTSQLIKELFTDCGPLESSTLCDYKNAMNATKSVDATPDSPAGAGVYAAMWQLCLALVFKIIMTVFTFGIKVPSGLFIPSMAIGAIAGRIVGIAVEQLAYYHHDWFIFKAWCEVGADCITPGLYAMVGAAACLGGVTRMTVSLVVIVFELTGGLEYIVPLMAAVMTSKWVGDAFGREGIYEAHIRLNGYPFLDAKEEFTHTTLARDVMRPRRNDPPLAVLTQDNMTVDDIESLINDTSYNGFPVIMSKESQRLVGFALRRDLTLAIENARKKQEGIVGSSRVCFAQHTPSLPAESPRPLKLRSILDMSPFTVTDHTPMEIVVDIFRKLGLRQCLVTHNGTVLGIITKKNILEHLEHLKQHVEPLAPPWHYHKKRYPTSYGPDGKSRSRVNNVQLNTVYEEDQEETEEEAFLLKNSMP, encoded by the exons TTTCTTCACATCTTCCAGGAACCCATTACACAATGACGAACGGAGGTGCCATCAATAGCTCCACTCACCTGCTGGATCTCCTAGATGAGCCAATTCCAGGAGTTGGCACTTATGATGACTTTCATACCATAGACTGGGTGCGGGAAAAATGTAAAGACAGAGAGCGTCACCGGCGG ATAAACAGTAAGCGAAAAGAATCTGCGTGGGAGTTAACGAAAAGCCTGTATGATGCCTGGTCGGGATGGCTGGTTGTTACACTAACTGGTTTAGCATCAG GTGCTCTGGCAGGCTTAATTGACATTGCGGCAGACTGGATGGCTGATTTGAAGGAAGGGATTTGTATGGGAGCTTTCTGGTATAACCATGAACAGTGCTGCTGGAGATCCACTGAGTCAACATTTGAAGAGCGAGACAAGTGCCCTCAGTGGCAAACATGGGCAGATCTCATAATAGGCCAAGCAGAA GGTCCTGGATCGTATATAATGAACTACATAATGTATATTTTCTGGGCTTTAAGCTTTGCTTTCCTGGCGGTCTCTCTAGTAAAAGTATTTGCACCTTATGCCTGCGGTTCAGGAATTCCAGAG ATTAAAACCATTTTGAGTGGATTCATCATCCGAGGATATCTAGGAAAATGGACATTAATGATCAAAACAGTCACTCTGGTTCTTGCAGTGGCTTCGGGCCTCAGCTTAGGAAAAGAAGGTCCTTTGGTACACGTGGCATGTTGCTGTGGAAATATATTTTCCTACCTCTTTCCTAAGTACAGCACAAATGAAGCAAAGAAGAGGGAG GTGTTGTCCGCTGCATCAGCAGCAGGAGTATCTGTGGCTTTTGGGGCTCCTataggtggggttctttttagTTTAGAAGAG GTGAGTTACTACTTTCCTCTGAAGACATTATGGAGGTCTTTCTTTGCAGCCCTGGTAGCTGCGTTCATCTTAAGGTCCATTAACCCATTTGGAAACAGTCGCCTTGTCCTGTTCTACGTAGAGTATCACACTCCTTGGTACCTGTTTGAACTCATCCCGTTTATCCTCTTGGGTGTATTTGGGGGATTGTGGGGAGCCTTTTTCATCCGTGCAAACATTGCTTGGTGTCGGCGTCGTAAGACAACAAGGTTTGGGAAATATCCTGTTCTGGAGGTCATCGTGGTGGCTGCCATCACTGCAGTTATTGCTTTCCCTAATCCATACACCCGCTTTAACACCAGCCAGCTGATAAAAGAGCTCTTCACAGACTGTGGTCCCTTGGAATCCTCTACTCTTTGTGACTATAAAAATGCTATGAACGCCACCAAGTCTGTGGATGCTACACCGGACAGTCCTGCAGGCGCGGGGGTCTATGCAGCCATGTGGCAGCTTTGTTTGGCTCTCGTGTTTAAGATTATCATGACAGTCTTTACCTTTGGCATCAAG GTTCCTTCAGGTTTGTTCATTCCAAGCATGGCAATTGGAGCCATAGCTGGAAGGATTGTGGGCATAGCTGTGGAACAGCTGGCTTATTACCATCATGACTGGTTTATCTTCAAGGCATGGTGTGAAGTTGGGGCAGATTGCATCACCCCTGGGCTTTATGCTATGGTTGGCGCGGCAGCATGTCTGG GTGGTGTAACCCGGATGACCGTGTCCCTTGTAGTCATAGTATTTGAActgactggaggtctggagtacATTGTCCCTCTCATGGCAGCAGTGATGACAAGTAAGTGGGTAGGAGACGCCTTTGGAAGGGAAGGTATCTATGAAGCACACATACGTCTCAATGGATATCCCTTCTTGGACGCGAAGGAGGAATTCACACACACTACTCTGGCTCGAGATGTGATGAGGCCCAGAAGAAACGATCCCCCATTAGCAGTTCTGACTCAAGATAACATGACGGTAGATGACATTGAAAGCTTGATCAATGACACAAGCTATAACGGCTTTCCTGTCATCATGTCTAAAGAATCTCAGCGCCTCGTGGGGTTTGCCTTGAGAAGGGACTTGACACTAGCAATAG aaaatgccaggaaaaagcaGGAAGGTATTGTTGGAAGTTCTCGGGTATGTTTTGCTCAGCACACACCATCCCTCCCAGCTGAAAGCCCTCGCCCCCTAAAGCTTCGCAGCATCCTGGATATGAGTCCTTTCACTGTGACTGACCATACACCAATGGAAATTGTGGTGGACATTTTCCGCAAGCTGGGCCTCCGACAATGCCTTGTGACACATAACGG GACTGTCTTGGGAATCATCACAAAGAAGAACATATTAGAACACCTCGAGCATCTAAAGCAGCACGTGGAACCCTTG GCGCCTCCTTGGCATTATCACAAAAAAAGATATCCTACGTCATATGGCCCAGATGGCAAATCACGATCCAGAGTCAATAATGTTCAACTAAATACAGTCTATGAAGAAGATCAAGAGGAGACTGAAGAAGAGGCCTTCTTGTTGAAGAACTCAATGCCCTGA
- the CLCN3 gene encoding H(+)/Cl(-) exchange transporter 3 isoform X3, translated as MDVSADPYLPYDGGGGDNIPLREIHKRVSSHLPGTHYTMTNGGAINSSTHLLDLLDEPIPGVGTYDDFHTIDWVREKCKDRERHRRINSKRKESAWELTKSLYDAWSGWLVVTLTGLASGALAGLIDIAADWMADLKEGICMGAFWYNHEQCCWRSTESTFEERDKCPQWQTWADLIIGQAEGPGSYIMNYIMYIFWALSFAFLAVSLVKVFAPYACGSGIPEIKTILSGFIIRGYLGKWTLMIKTVTLVLAVASGLSLGKEGPLVHVACCCGNIFSYLFPKYSTNEAKKREVLSAASAAGVSVAFGAPIGGVLFSLEEVSYYFPLKTLWRSFFAALVAAFILRSINPFGNSRLVLFYVEYHTPWYLFELIPFILLGVFGGLWGAFFIRANIAWCRRRKTTRFGKYPVLEVIVVAAITAVIAFPNPYTRFNTSQLIKELFTDCGPLESSTLCDYKNAMNATKSVDATPDSPAGAGVYAAMWQLCLALVFKIIMTVFTFGIKVPSGLFIPSMAIGAIAGRIVGIAVEQLAYYHHDWFIFKAWCEVGADCITPGLYAMVGAAACLGGVTRMTVSLVVIVFELTGGLEYIVPLMAAVMTSKWVGDAFGREGIYEAHIRLNGYPFLDAKEEFTHTTLARDVMRPRRNDPPLAVLTQDNMTVDDIESLINDTSYNGFPVIMSKESQRLVGFALRRDLTLAIENARKKQEGIVGSSRVCFAQHTPSLPAESPRPLKLRSILDMSPFTVTDHTPMEIVVDIFRKLGLRQCLVTHNGTVLGIITKKNILEHLEHLKQHVEPLAPPWHYHKKRYPTSYGPDGKSRSRVNNVQLNTVYEEDQEETEEEAFLLKNSMP; from the exons TTTCTTCACATCTTCCAGGAACCCATTACACAATGACGAACGGAGGTGCCATCAATAGCTCCACTCACCTGCTGGATCTCCTAGATGAGCCAATTCCAGGAGTTGGCACTTATGATGACTTTCATACCATAGACTGGGTGCGGGAAAAATGTAAAGACAGAGAGCGTCACCGGCGG ATAAACAGTAAGCGAAAAGAATCTGCGTGGGAGTTAACGAAAAGCCTGTATGATGCCTGGTCGGGATGGCTGGTTGTTACACTAACTGGTTTAGCATCAG GTGCTCTGGCAGGCTTAATTGACATTGCGGCAGACTGGATGGCTGATTTGAAGGAAGGGATTTGTATGGGAGCTTTCTGGTATAACCATGAACAGTGCTGCTGGAGATCCACTGAGTCAACATTTGAAGAGCGAGACAAGTGCCCTCAGTGGCAAACATGGGCAGATCTCATAATAGGCCAAGCAGAA GGTCCTGGATCGTATATAATGAACTACATAATGTATATTTTCTGGGCTTTAAGCTTTGCTTTCCTGGCGGTCTCTCTAGTAAAAGTATTTGCACCTTATGCCTGCGGTTCAGGAATTCCAGAG ATTAAAACCATTTTGAGTGGATTCATCATCCGAGGATATCTAGGAAAATGGACATTAATGATCAAAACAGTCACTCTGGTTCTTGCAGTGGCTTCGGGCCTCAGCTTAGGAAAAGAAGGTCCTTTGGTACACGTGGCATGTTGCTGTGGAAATATATTTTCCTACCTCTTTCCTAAGTACAGCACAAATGAAGCAAAGAAGAGGGAG GTGTTGTCCGCTGCATCAGCAGCAGGAGTATCTGTGGCTTTTGGGGCTCCTataggtggggttctttttagTTTAGAAGAG GTGAGTTACTACTTTCCTCTGAAGACATTATGGAGGTCTTTCTTTGCAGCCCTGGTAGCTGCGTTCATCTTAAGGTCCATTAACCCATTTGGAAACAGTCGCCTTGTCCTGTTCTACGTAGAGTATCACACTCCTTGGTACCTGTTTGAACTCATCCCGTTTATCCTCTTGGGTGTATTTGGGGGATTGTGGGGAGCCTTTTTCATCCGTGCAAACATTGCTTGGTGTCGGCGTCGTAAGACAACAAGGTTTGGGAAATATCCTGTTCTGGAGGTCATCGTGGTGGCTGCCATCACTGCAGTTATTGCTTTCCCTAATCCATACACCCGCTTTAACACCAGCCAGCTGATAAAAGAGCTCTTCACAGACTGTGGTCCCTTGGAATCCTCTACTCTTTGTGACTATAAAAATGCTATGAACGCCACCAAGTCTGTGGATGCTACACCGGACAGTCCTGCAGGCGCGGGGGTCTATGCAGCCATGTGGCAGCTTTGTTTGGCTCTCGTGTTTAAGATTATCATGACAGTCTTTACCTTTGGCATCAAG GTTCCTTCAGGTTTGTTCATTCCAAGCATGGCAATTGGAGCCATAGCTGGAAGGATTGTGGGCATAGCTGTGGAACAGCTGGCTTATTACCATCATGACTGGTTTATCTTCAAGGCATGGTGTGAAGTTGGGGCAGATTGCATCACCCCTGGGCTTTATGCTATGGTTGGCGCGGCAGCATGTCTGG GTGGTGTAACCCGGATGACCGTGTCCCTTGTAGTCATAGTATTTGAActgactggaggtctggagtacATTGTCCCTCTCATGGCAGCAGTGATGACAAGTAAGTGGGTAGGAGACGCCTTTGGAAGGGAAGGTATCTATGAAGCACACATACGTCTCAATGGATATCCCTTCTTGGACGCGAAGGAGGAATTCACACACACTACTCTGGCTCGAGATGTGATGAGGCCCAGAAGAAACGATCCCCCATTAGCAGTTCTGACTCAAGATAACATGACGGTAGATGACATTGAAAGCTTGATCAATGACACAAGCTATAACGGCTTTCCTGTCATCATGTCTAAAGAATCTCAGCGCCTCGTGGGGTTTGCCTTGAGAAGGGACTTGACACTAGCAATAG aaaatgccaggaaaaagcaGGAAGGTATTGTTGGAAGTTCTCGGGTATGTTTTGCTCAGCACACACCATCCCTCCCAGCTGAAAGCCCTCGCCCCCTAAAGCTTCGCAGCATCCTGGATATGAGTCCTTTCACTGTGACTGACCATACACCAATGGAAATTGTGGTGGACATTTTCCGCAAGCTGGGCCTCCGACAATGCCTTGTGACACATAACGG GACTGTCTTGGGAATCATCACAAAGAAGAACATATTAGAACACCTCGAGCATCTAAAGCAGCACGTGGAACCCTTG GCGCCTCCTTGGCATTATCACAAAAAAAGATATCCTACGTCATATGGCCCAGATGGCAAATCACGATCCAGAGTCAATAATGTTCAACTAAATACAGTCTATGAAGAAGATCAAGAGGAGACTGAAGAAGAGGCCTTCTTGTTGAAGAACTCAATGCCCTGA
- the CLCN3 gene encoding H(+)/Cl(-) exchange transporter 3 isoform X2, whose protein sequence is MESEQLFQRSYYRNSYNSITSASSDEELLDGAGGMMDFHTLEDDNLLDGDASMGTHYTMTNGGAINSSTHLLDLLDEPIPGVGTYDDFHTIDWVREKCKDRERHRRINSKRKESAWELTKSLYDAWSGWLVVTLTGLASGALAGLIDIAADWMADLKEGICMGAFWYNHEQCCWRSTESTFEERDKCPQWQTWADLIIGQAEGPGSYIMNYIMYIFWALSFAFLAVSLVKVFAPYACGSGIPEIKTILSGFIIRGYLGKWTLMIKTVTLVLAVASGLSLGKEGPLVHVACCCGNIFSYLFPKYSTNEAKKREVLSAASAAGVSVAFGAPIGGVLFSLEEVSYYFPLKTLWRSFFAALVAAFILRSINPFGNSRLVLFYVEYHTPWYLFELIPFILLGVFGGLWGAFFIRANIAWCRRRKTTRFGKYPVLEVIVVAAITAVIAFPNPYTRFNTSQLIKELFTDCGPLESSTLCDYKNAMNATKSVDATPDSPAGAGVYAAMWQLCLALVFKIIMTVFTFGIKVPSGLFIPSMAIGAIAGRIVGIAVEQLAYYHHDWFIFKAWCEVGADCITPGLYAMVGAAACLGGVTRMTVSLVVIVFELTGGLEYIVPLMAAVMTSKWVGDAFGREGIYEAHIRLNGYPFLDAKEEFTHTTLARDVMRPRRNDPPLAVLTQDNMTVDDIESLINDTSYNGFPVIMSKESQRLVGFALRRDLTLAIENARKKQEGIVGSSRVCFAQHTPSLPAESPRPLKLRSILDMSPFTVTDHTPMEIVVDIFRKLGLRQCLVTHNGTVLGIITKKNILEHLEHLKQHVEPLAPPWHYHKKRYPTSYGPDGKSRSRVNNVQLNTVYEEDQEETEEEAFLLKNSMP, encoded by the exons GAACCCATTACACAATGACGAACGGAGGTGCCATCAATAGCTCCACTCACCTGCTGGATCTCCTAGATGAGCCAATTCCAGGAGTTGGCACTTATGATGACTTTCATACCATAGACTGGGTGCGGGAAAAATGTAAAGACAGAGAGCGTCACCGGCGG ATAAACAGTAAGCGAAAAGAATCTGCGTGGGAGTTAACGAAAAGCCTGTATGATGCCTGGTCGGGATGGCTGGTTGTTACACTAACTGGTTTAGCATCAG GTGCTCTGGCAGGCTTAATTGACATTGCGGCAGACTGGATGGCTGATTTGAAGGAAGGGATTTGTATGGGAGCTTTCTGGTATAACCATGAACAGTGCTGCTGGAGATCCACTGAGTCAACATTTGAAGAGCGAGACAAGTGCCCTCAGTGGCAAACATGGGCAGATCTCATAATAGGCCAAGCAGAA GGTCCTGGATCGTATATAATGAACTACATAATGTATATTTTCTGGGCTTTAAGCTTTGCTTTCCTGGCGGTCTCTCTAGTAAAAGTATTTGCACCTTATGCCTGCGGTTCAGGAATTCCAGAG ATTAAAACCATTTTGAGTGGATTCATCATCCGAGGATATCTAGGAAAATGGACATTAATGATCAAAACAGTCACTCTGGTTCTTGCAGTGGCTTCGGGCCTCAGCTTAGGAAAAGAAGGTCCTTTGGTACACGTGGCATGTTGCTGTGGAAATATATTTTCCTACCTCTTTCCTAAGTACAGCACAAATGAAGCAAAGAAGAGGGAG GTGTTGTCCGCTGCATCAGCAGCAGGAGTATCTGTGGCTTTTGGGGCTCCTataggtggggttctttttagTTTAGAAGAG GTGAGTTACTACTTTCCTCTGAAGACATTATGGAGGTCTTTCTTTGCAGCCCTGGTAGCTGCGTTCATCTTAAGGTCCATTAACCCATTTGGAAACAGTCGCCTTGTCCTGTTCTACGTAGAGTATCACACTCCTTGGTACCTGTTTGAACTCATCCCGTTTATCCTCTTGGGTGTATTTGGGGGATTGTGGGGAGCCTTTTTCATCCGTGCAAACATTGCTTGGTGTCGGCGTCGTAAGACAACAAGGTTTGGGAAATATCCTGTTCTGGAGGTCATCGTGGTGGCTGCCATCACTGCAGTTATTGCTTTCCCTAATCCATACACCCGCTTTAACACCAGCCAGCTGATAAAAGAGCTCTTCACAGACTGTGGTCCCTTGGAATCCTCTACTCTTTGTGACTATAAAAATGCTATGAACGCCACCAAGTCTGTGGATGCTACACCGGACAGTCCTGCAGGCGCGGGGGTCTATGCAGCCATGTGGCAGCTTTGTTTGGCTCTCGTGTTTAAGATTATCATGACAGTCTTTACCTTTGGCATCAAG GTTCCTTCAGGTTTGTTCATTCCAAGCATGGCAATTGGAGCCATAGCTGGAAGGATTGTGGGCATAGCTGTGGAACAGCTGGCTTATTACCATCATGACTGGTTTATCTTCAAGGCATGGTGTGAAGTTGGGGCAGATTGCATCACCCCTGGGCTTTATGCTATGGTTGGCGCGGCAGCATGTCTGG GTGGTGTAACCCGGATGACCGTGTCCCTTGTAGTCATAGTATTTGAActgactggaggtctggagtacATTGTCCCTCTCATGGCAGCAGTGATGACAAGTAAGTGGGTAGGAGACGCCTTTGGAAGGGAAGGTATCTATGAAGCACACATACGTCTCAATGGATATCCCTTCTTGGACGCGAAGGAGGAATTCACACACACTACTCTGGCTCGAGATGTGATGAGGCCCAGAAGAAACGATCCCCCATTAGCAGTTCTGACTCAAGATAACATGACGGTAGATGACATTGAAAGCTTGATCAATGACACAAGCTATAACGGCTTTCCTGTCATCATGTCTAAAGAATCTCAGCGCCTCGTGGGGTTTGCCTTGAGAAGGGACTTGACACTAGCAATAG aaaatgccaggaaaaagcaGGAAGGTATTGTTGGAAGTTCTCGGGTATGTTTTGCTCAGCACACACCATCCCTCCCAGCTGAAAGCCCTCGCCCCCTAAAGCTTCGCAGCATCCTGGATATGAGTCCTTTCACTGTGACTGACCATACACCAATGGAAATTGTGGTGGACATTTTCCGCAAGCTGGGCCTCCGACAATGCCTTGTGACACATAACGG GACTGTCTTGGGAATCATCACAAAGAAGAACATATTAGAACACCTCGAGCATCTAAAGCAGCACGTGGAACCCTTG GCGCCTCCTTGGCATTATCACAAAAAAAGATATCCTACGTCATATGGCCCAGATGGCAAATCACGATCCAGAGTCAATAATGTTCAACTAAATACAGTCTATGAAGAAGATCAAGAGGAGACTGAAGAAGAGGCCTTCTTGTTGAAGAACTCAATGCCCTGA
- the CLCN3 gene encoding H(+)/Cl(-) exchange transporter 3 isoform X4 has protein sequence MDVSADPYLPYDGGGGDNIPLREIHKRGTHYTMTNGGAINSSTHLLDLLDEPIPGVGTYDDFHTIDWVREKCKDRERHRRINSKRKESAWELTKSLYDAWSGWLVVTLTGLASGALAGLIDIAADWMADLKEGICMGAFWYNHEQCCWRSTESTFEERDKCPQWQTWADLIIGQAEGPGSYIMNYIMYIFWALSFAFLAVSLVKVFAPYACGSGIPEIKTILSGFIIRGYLGKWTLMIKTVTLVLAVASGLSLGKEGPLVHVACCCGNIFSYLFPKYSTNEAKKREVLSAASAAGVSVAFGAPIGGVLFSLEEVSYYFPLKTLWRSFFAALVAAFILRSINPFGNSRLVLFYVEYHTPWYLFELIPFILLGVFGGLWGAFFIRANIAWCRRRKTTRFGKYPVLEVIVVAAITAVIAFPNPYTRFNTSQLIKELFTDCGPLESSTLCDYKNAMNATKSVDATPDSPAGAGVYAAMWQLCLALVFKIIMTVFTFGIKVPSGLFIPSMAIGAIAGRIVGIAVEQLAYYHHDWFIFKAWCEVGADCITPGLYAMVGAAACLGGVTRMTVSLVVIVFELTGGLEYIVPLMAAVMTSKWVGDAFGREGIYEAHIRLNGYPFLDAKEEFTHTTLARDVMRPRRNDPPLAVLTQDNMTVDDIESLINDTSYNGFPVIMSKESQRLVGFALRRDLTLAIENARKKQEGIVGSSRVCFAQHTPSLPAESPRPLKLRSILDMSPFTVTDHTPMEIVVDIFRKLGLRQCLVTHNGTVLGIITKKNILEHLEHLKQHVEPLAPPWHYHKKRYPTSYGPDGKSRSRVNNVQLNTVYEEDQEETEEEAFLLKNSMP, from the exons GAACCCATTACACAATGACGAACGGAGGTGCCATCAATAGCTCCACTCACCTGCTGGATCTCCTAGATGAGCCAATTCCAGGAGTTGGCACTTATGATGACTTTCATACCATAGACTGGGTGCGGGAAAAATGTAAAGACAGAGAGCGTCACCGGCGG ATAAACAGTAAGCGAAAAGAATCTGCGTGGGAGTTAACGAAAAGCCTGTATGATGCCTGGTCGGGATGGCTGGTTGTTACACTAACTGGTTTAGCATCAG GTGCTCTGGCAGGCTTAATTGACATTGCGGCAGACTGGATGGCTGATTTGAAGGAAGGGATTTGTATGGGAGCTTTCTGGTATAACCATGAACAGTGCTGCTGGAGATCCACTGAGTCAACATTTGAAGAGCGAGACAAGTGCCCTCAGTGGCAAACATGGGCAGATCTCATAATAGGCCAAGCAGAA GGTCCTGGATCGTATATAATGAACTACATAATGTATATTTTCTGGGCTTTAAGCTTTGCTTTCCTGGCGGTCTCTCTAGTAAAAGTATTTGCACCTTATGCCTGCGGTTCAGGAATTCCAGAG ATTAAAACCATTTTGAGTGGATTCATCATCCGAGGATATCTAGGAAAATGGACATTAATGATCAAAACAGTCACTCTGGTTCTTGCAGTGGCTTCGGGCCTCAGCTTAGGAAAAGAAGGTCCTTTGGTACACGTGGCATGTTGCTGTGGAAATATATTTTCCTACCTCTTTCCTAAGTACAGCACAAATGAAGCAAAGAAGAGGGAG GTGTTGTCCGCTGCATCAGCAGCAGGAGTATCTGTGGCTTTTGGGGCTCCTataggtggggttctttttagTTTAGAAGAG GTGAGTTACTACTTTCCTCTGAAGACATTATGGAGGTCTTTCTTTGCAGCCCTGGTAGCTGCGTTCATCTTAAGGTCCATTAACCCATTTGGAAACAGTCGCCTTGTCCTGTTCTACGTAGAGTATCACACTCCTTGGTACCTGTTTGAACTCATCCCGTTTATCCTCTTGGGTGTATTTGGGGGATTGTGGGGAGCCTTTTTCATCCGTGCAAACATTGCTTGGTGTCGGCGTCGTAAGACAACAAGGTTTGGGAAATATCCTGTTCTGGAGGTCATCGTGGTGGCTGCCATCACTGCAGTTATTGCTTTCCCTAATCCATACACCCGCTTTAACACCAGCCAGCTGATAAAAGAGCTCTTCACAGACTGTGGTCCCTTGGAATCCTCTACTCTTTGTGACTATAAAAATGCTATGAACGCCACCAAGTCTGTGGATGCTACACCGGACAGTCCTGCAGGCGCGGGGGTCTATGCAGCCATGTGGCAGCTTTGTTTGGCTCTCGTGTTTAAGATTATCATGACAGTCTTTACCTTTGGCATCAAG GTTCCTTCAGGTTTGTTCATTCCAAGCATGGCAATTGGAGCCATAGCTGGAAGGATTGTGGGCATAGCTGTGGAACAGCTGGCTTATTACCATCATGACTGGTTTATCTTCAAGGCATGGTGTGAAGTTGGGGCAGATTGCATCACCCCTGGGCTTTATGCTATGGTTGGCGCGGCAGCATGTCTGG GTGGTGTAACCCGGATGACCGTGTCCCTTGTAGTCATAGTATTTGAActgactggaggtctggagtacATTGTCCCTCTCATGGCAGCAGTGATGACAAGTAAGTGGGTAGGAGACGCCTTTGGAAGGGAAGGTATCTATGAAGCACACATACGTCTCAATGGATATCCCTTCTTGGACGCGAAGGAGGAATTCACACACACTACTCTGGCTCGAGATGTGATGAGGCCCAGAAGAAACGATCCCCCATTAGCAGTTCTGACTCAAGATAACATGACGGTAGATGACATTGAAAGCTTGATCAATGACACAAGCTATAACGGCTTTCCTGTCATCATGTCTAAAGAATCTCAGCGCCTCGTGGGGTTTGCCTTGAGAAGGGACTTGACACTAGCAATAG aaaatgccaggaaaaagcaGGAAGGTATTGTTGGAAGTTCTCGGGTATGTTTTGCTCAGCACACACCATCCCTCCCAGCTGAAAGCCCTCGCCCCCTAAAGCTTCGCAGCATCCTGGATATGAGTCCTTTCACTGTGACTGACCATACACCAATGGAAATTGTGGTGGACATTTTCCGCAAGCTGGGCCTCCGACAATGCCTTGTGACACATAACGG GACTGTCTTGGGAATCATCACAAAGAAGAACATATTAGAACACCTCGAGCATCTAAAGCAGCACGTGGAACCCTTG GCGCCTCCTTGGCATTATCACAAAAAAAGATATCCTACGTCATATGGCCCAGATGGCAAATCACGATCCAGAGTCAATAATGTTCAACTAAATACAGTCTATGAAGAAGATCAAGAGGAGACTGAAGAAGAGGCCTTCTTGTTGAAGAACTCAATGCCCTGA